From Mycoplasmopsis gallinacea, the proteins below share one genomic window:
- the ileS gene encoding isoleucine--tRNA ligase, translated as MSLDYKKTLNMPSTKFDMRANLVIKEPQFQKFWLENQIYKKVLEQNSRNDKFILHDGPPYANGDLHVGHALNKILKDIIVRYKTMQGFYSPYVPGWDTHGLPIEHKMLVEMNISKDEIDKVILRKKAAKYAMKQVEKQKSQFLSLSMFSDFEKYYVTLDKEYEAKQLEVFKKMVFDKLVYKGLKPVYWSPSSQSALAESEVEYQDVVSPSIFVSFSIVSSDMEAINPGDKLIIWTTTPWTLLANAGVALGEKIEYSVVKVNNQKFIVASTLLDKLAATFKWENFQVVRTFLGKELGKITYQTPILKFEAPVVLGHHVTDENGSGLVHIAPLFGEDDFQIGLDNKLEMIMHISDKGFIEKTNTQFDGIFYEDANKLISEYLGENMMHFERLKHSYPHDWRTHKPIIYRGTTQWFVSIDKIRDQILEQIDSSVQTHPEWAKKRLFQMIENRHDWTISRQRAWGVPIIIFYDQDKNPVFKEELFDYVIDLVRKHGSDIWYEKTTDELLPESYRNLGYTREMDIMDVWFDSGVSSIAVDIEKGIESPFDLYLEGVDQYRGWFNSSIINSVAYKGVTPYKQLISHGFALDGKGEKMSKSKGNTISPIDVVKQRGADILRTWVANSEYSNDVNISNEILDQNTELYRKIRNTIKFLLGNISDFKYEPNIKREGIHEYVQNKLAELKVNIINAYNEYRFINVIKHLNNYIVDLSAFYLSITKDILYVRTADDTERRMVQANLYEILDFVIKVIAPIMPTTAEEAYSHFNKENKFESIMFERFDNLNSLKVDQDLVAKFDKFFELREKVNVLIENEIKNGNVKRSNELELVLDNSVDQFTKELNLATLLMVGKVSDGDKLKVVKFTSEKCLRCWNHFEAKDMAGEICVNCDQVLRKLNLN; from the coding sequence ATGTCTTTAGATTACAAAAAAACTTTAAATATGCCAAGTACTAAATTCGATATGAGAGCTAATTTAGTAATTAAAGAACCTCAATTTCAAAAGTTTTGATTAGAGAATCAAATTTACAAAAAGGTTTTAGAGCAAAACTCACGTAATGATAAATTTATTCTTCATGATGGTCCTCCATACGCAAATGGTGATTTACACGTAGGTCATGCACTTAATAAAATTTTAAAAGACATCATTGTTCGTTATAAGACAATGCAAGGCTTTTATTCACCATATGTGCCAGGTTGAGATACACATGGGCTTCCAATTGAACATAAAATGCTTGTTGAAATGAACATTAGCAAAGATGAAATTGACAAAGTTATCTTAAGAAAAAAAGCAGCTAAATATGCTATGAAACAAGTTGAAAAACAAAAAAGTCAATTCTTAAGTTTATCAATGTTCTCTGATTTTGAAAAATACTACGTAACTTTAGATAAAGAATATGAAGCAAAACAACTTGAAGTGTTTAAAAAAATGGTATTTGATAAGCTTGTTTATAAAGGATTAAAACCAGTTTATTGATCACCATCATCTCAAAGCGCTCTTGCTGAATCTGAAGTGGAATACCAAGATGTAGTTAGTCCTTCAATTTTTGTTTCTTTCAGTATTGTCTCTTCAGATATGGAAGCAATTAACCCTGGAGATAAATTAATCATTTGAACCACTACACCTTGAACACTTTTAGCTAATGCCGGAGTTGCTCTTGGAGAGAAAATTGAATATTCAGTAGTTAAAGTAAATAATCAAAAATTCATTGTAGCTTCAACTTTACTTGACAAATTAGCAGCTACTTTTAAATGAGAAAACTTCCAGGTGGTGAGAACTTTCTTAGGTAAAGAGCTTGGCAAAATTACTTACCAAACACCTATTTTAAAATTCGAAGCTCCAGTTGTACTTGGGCATCACGTTACTGACGAAAATGGATCTGGATTAGTTCATATTGCTCCACTTTTTGGTGAAGATGACTTCCAAATTGGTCTTGATAACAAATTAGAAATGATTATGCACATTTCAGATAAAGGGTTTATCGAAAAAACAAACACCCAATTTGATGGTATTTTCTATGAAGATGCTAACAAATTAATTAGCGAGTACCTTGGTGAAAATATGATGCATTTTGAGCGTTTAAAACACTCATACCCACATGATTGAAGAACACATAAACCTATTATTTATAGAGGAACTACACAATGATTTGTTTCAATTGACAAAATTAGAGATCAAATCCTTGAGCAAATTGATTCTTCAGTACAAACACACCCAGAATGAGCTAAAAAAAGACTTTTCCAAATGATTGAAAATCGTCATGATTGAACAATTTCGCGTCAAAGAGCTTGAGGTGTTCCAATTATCATTTTCTATGATCAAGATAAAAATCCTGTTTTTAAAGAAGAGCTTTTCGATTATGTAATTGATCTTGTAAGAAAACATGGTTCAGATATTTGATATGAAAAAACAACCGATGAACTTCTTCCTGAAAGCTACCGTAATTTAGGTTACACTCGTGAAATGGACATTATGGATGTTTGATTCGATTCAGGAGTTTCATCTATTGCTGTTGATATTGAAAAAGGAATTGAATCTCCATTTGATTTATATCTTGAAGGAGTTGATCAATACCGTGGATGATTTAACTCATCAATTATTAACTCAGTAGCTTACAAAGGCGTAACACCTTATAAACAACTTATTTCACATGGATTTGCTCTTGATGGTAAGGGTGAAAAAATGTCAAAATCAAAAGGAAATACAATCTCTCCAATTGATGTTGTAAAACAAAGAGGTGCTGACATTTTAAGAACTTGAGTAGCTAATTCAGAATACTCAAATGATGTTAATATTTCAAATGAAATCTTAGATCAAAACACTGAACTTTATCGTAAGATAAGAAACACAATTAAGTTCTTACTTGGGAACATTAGCGACTTTAAATACGAACCAAATATCAAACGTGAAGGAATTCACGAATATGTTCAAAACAAATTAGCAGAGCTAAAAGTAAATATTATTAATGCTTATAATGAATATCGTTTTATTAATGTAATTAAACACTTAAATAATTACATTGTTGATCTTTCTGCTTTCTACCTTTCAATTACTAAGGACATTCTTTATGTAAGGACAGCTGATGATACTGAAAGAAGAATGGTTCAAGCTAACTTATATGAAATCTTAGATTTTGTAATTAAAGTTATTGCACCAATTATGCCTACTACAGCAGAAGAAGCATATTCACACTTTAACAAAGAAAATAAATTTGAATCAATAATGTTTGAACGCTTTGACAATTTAAATTCATTAAAGGTGGATCAAGATCTTGTTGCTAAATTTGATAAGTTCTTTGAACTTAGAGAAAAAGTTAACGTTTTAATTGAAAATGAAATTAAAAATGGAAATGTAAAACGTTCAAATGAATTAGAGCTTGTTCTTGATAATTCAGTAGATCAATTTACTAAAGAGTTAAACCTTGCTACTCTTTTAATGGTAGGGAAAGTAAGTGATGGAGATAAATTAAAAGTAGTGAAATTTACTTCTGAAAAATGTCTTCGTTGCTGAAACCACTTCGAAGCTAAAGATATGGCTGGTGAAATTTGTGTAAATTGCGACCAAGTTTTAAGAAAGTTGAACTTAAATTAA
- a CDS encoding MAG1360 family OppF-related protein — protein MDKKLFIKLENLFIYDQNYPVKTLYIPELEIYKNLKAAFYISEKNDVLNFYNLYNGILKNKEVLLSLFEYESSSYKIRNVLHNKKDVFDEISVFNLSDIIKEKDNDIPLFSIWNICSKMKPSKKEKDIFKLLSTNLKITLKNVFFNIIASQAEKIIALNNDFLKEINIHYSKIKNKQVVIKDELIQIHSHLNEITREYQNNLFEVYIEIIKDLFEKYYLLQENYFKTEVSNQKDVIKHLEKELYYLKLIDSKSMQYVINDIKIKNYQYDLYFFKDYAKQIKYKSSKFLKRTLKDIKVKISTLKFKQSLIINKKGNKEFEFLEKQILAYEKIAHTFKTNFKKIAFLSENDLWNLKNIMEQEADFFVQNMNFSYKKNLTISYKSALKLFIFNELSFSLDKWIIHSYNKMRKIQKTIKDTEAQINELKNKKIENKITQQNKLDILNTHEKLNLAKAEYKWSEDNQKKLFNNLIKNKQNRLKRLVTNVKKTKKEIFFILKKFTSAQIVTRNNFHKHQSNIFDEYSSSLTKFMQFSFYEELLTNFYNFTLDNLESEKFNKYFLTLQRFYKCHDAVSVANANYLIAYKEQKEVDKIKLKLSQFYLDETSLLIIKDSNNINEYTRNEFMRVLSKIMDMNDLTPVFISENLDFILENFDLLYIFSNNTIIEKGPIELLSRRQIHPFSQKLFIQKHNNALPFTKEFWIRNIQNQIDHKFHTVYGNSDEIVRWSMSSSNLIKKDISQLDENVENNSTNELISYYYGKEINISNIDPNVVNKNANPKILEDLIEASSKTGEIDFNNEDIY, from the coding sequence ATGGACAAAAAACTTTTTATTAAACTCGAAAATTTATTTATTTATGATCAAAATTACCCTGTAAAAACGCTTTATATCCCTGAACTTGAAATCTATAAAAATTTAAAGGCTGCTTTTTATATTAGTGAAAAAAATGATGTTTTAAATTTTTATAATCTCTACAATGGAATTTTAAAAAACAAAGAAGTACTTTTATCTCTTTTCGAATACGAAAGTAGCAGCTATAAAATTAGGAATGTGCTTCATAATAAAAAAGATGTCTTTGATGAAATTTCAGTTTTTAACCTTAGCGACATTATCAAAGAAAAAGATAATGATATCCCGCTTTTTAGTATCTGAAATATCTGTAGCAAAATGAAACCATCAAAAAAAGAAAAAGACATTTTTAAGCTCCTTTCAACTAACTTAAAAATCACTTTAAAAAATGTCTTTTTTAACATCATTGCGAGCCAAGCTGAAAAAATCATTGCTCTTAACAATGATTTTCTTAAAGAAATTAACATCCATTATTCTAAAATCAAAAACAAGCAAGTTGTTATTAAAGATGAACTGATTCAGATCCATAGTCATTTAAATGAAATTACTCGTGAATATCAAAACAATTTATTTGAAGTTTACATTGAAATTATTAAAGATCTTTTTGAAAAATATTATTTACTTCAAGAAAATTATTTTAAAACAGAAGTGTCTAACCAAAAGGATGTTATTAAGCACTTAGAAAAAGAACTTTATTATTTAAAATTAATTGACTCTAAGTCAATGCAATACGTAATTAATGATATTAAAATTAAAAACTATCAATATGATCTTTACTTTTTTAAAGATTATGCAAAACAAATTAAGTATAAATCATCCAAGTTTTTAAAAAGAACCTTAAAAGATATTAAAGTTAAAATTTCTACACTAAAATTTAAGCAATCATTAATTATTAATAAAAAAGGGAACAAAGAATTTGAGTTTCTTGAAAAGCAAATTTTAGCTTATGAAAAAATTGCTCATACTTTCAAAACTAATTTCAAAAAAATTGCCTTTCTTTCTGAAAATGATTTATGAAACCTTAAAAATATAATGGAACAAGAAGCTGACTTCTTTGTTCAAAATATGAACTTTAGCTATAAGAAAAATTTAACTATTTCTTATAAAAGCGCTCTTAAGCTTTTTATTTTTAATGAACTTAGCTTTTCATTAGATAAATGAATTATTCATTCATATAATAAAATGCGTAAGATTCAAAAAACCATCAAAGATACCGAAGCCCAAATTAATGAATTAAAAAATAAGAAAATTGAAAATAAAATCACTCAACAAAATAAGCTTGATATTTTAAATACTCATGAAAAATTAAATTTAGCTAAAGCTGAATATAAATGATCTGAAGATAACCAAAAGAAACTTTTTAACAACTTAATTAAAAATAAGCAAAATCGTTTAAAAAGATTAGTAACTAATGTTAAAAAAACTAAAAAAGAAATCTTCTTTATTTTGAAAAAATTCACTTCAGCTCAAATTGTCACCAGAAACAATTTTCACAAGCACCAAAGCAATATTTTCGATGAATATTCTAGCTCGCTCACTAAATTTATGCAATTTAGCTTTTATGAAGAGCTTCTTACTAACTTTTATAATTTCACCTTAGATAACCTTGAAAGTGAAAAATTCAATAAATACTTTTTAACTCTTCAAAGATTTTATAAATGCCATGATGCAGTTTCAGTTGCTAATGCTAACTACTTAATTGCTTATAAAGAGCAAAAAGAAGTTGATAAAATCAAACTTAAACTATCTCAGTTTTATTTAGATGAAACTTCTTTATTAATTATTAAAGATTCAAATAATATTAATGAATATACCCGGAATGAATTTATGCGGGTACTTTCTAAAATTATGGATATGAATGATCTTACCCCTGTATTTATTAGTGAGAATTTAGATTTTATTTTAGAAAATTTTGACCTACTTTATATCTTTAGTAATAACACCATTATTGAAAAAGGACCAATTGAACTTCTTTCAAGAAGACAAATTCACCCCTTTTCACAAAAATTATTTATTCAAAAGCATAATAATGCACTACCTTTTACAAAAGAGTTTTGAATTCGAAATATTCAAAATCAAATTGACCATAAGTTCCATACTGTCTATGGAAACTCAGATGAGATAGTGCGTTGATCAATGAGTAGTTCTAATTTAATTAAAAAAGATATTTCCCAATTAGACGAAAACGTAGAAAACAATTCAACAAATGAACTAATTAGTTACTACTATGGGAAAGAAATCAATATTAGCAATATTGACCCGAATGTTGTTAACAAAAACGCTAATCCCAAAATTTTAGAAGATCTCATTGAAGCTTCTTCTAAAACTGGTGAAATAGACTTTAATAACGAAGATATTTATTAA
- a CDS encoding ECF transporter S component (in some Mycoplasma, this protein is fused to aspartyl/glutamyl-tRNA amidotransferase subunit C domain), which translates to MKKVIGQLSFFKWIRDLGIIQKWTIRKMVFVAILISISVAFTIISAQLVPIIALPTYKVSFLGLPIKITGFIFGPLIGGFVGLVSDLLSLIFIPPATYNPLYTLAATINGVVSGIFGWFFIRFLNYAFGVEFRIKVYSAKIQYYGDKYKLAVAKNDEKLINKYASKVIYFNNKRTYVKQYGTISMLKNINMIVGMLFLLIIIAIIVWYIGFVVKDDLIQRSLIKDRRGILALMLTGISSQFFMITISRFKMKSSTYLKIVPIIIFSGFLELINVPILSFADLYALGSNDNSEILLWILQHVISSPLKIWFNIFVIYYSYTIISKLIDKNKNLSYK; encoded by the coding sequence ATGAAAAAGGTAATTGGTCAATTGTCATTTTTTAAATGAATAAGAGATTTAGGGATTATTCAAAAATGAACCATCCGCAAGATGGTTTTTGTTGCTATCTTGATTTCTATCTCTGTTGCTTTTACAATTATTTCAGCGCAACTTGTCCCAATTATTGCTCTTCCTACCTACAAGGTTTCTTTTTTAGGGCTTCCAATTAAAATTACCGGATTTATCTTTGGACCACTTATTGGTGGTTTTGTTGGATTAGTTTCTGATTTGCTTTCGCTAATTTTTATCCCGCCAGCTACTTATAACCCGCTTTATACTCTTGCAGCAACAATTAATGGAGTTGTCTCAGGAATTTTTGGATGATTCTTTATCCGCTTTTTAAATTATGCTTTTGGGGTTGAATTTAGGATTAAAGTTTATAGCGCAAAAATTCAATACTATGGAGATAAATATAAATTAGCTGTAGCTAAAAATGATGAAAAGCTTATTAATAAATATGCTTCCAAAGTTATTTACTTCAACAATAAAAGAACTTATGTAAAACAATACGGAACCATTTCAATGCTTAAAAACATTAATATGATTGTTGGAATGCTCTTTTTATTAATTATTATTGCAATTATTGTCTGATACATTGGTTTTGTGGTTAAAGATGATTTAATTCAAAGAAGTTTAATTAAAGACCGAAGAGGAATTTTAGCTCTGATGCTTACTGGAATTTCAAGTCAGTTTTTCATGATTACAATTTCAAGATTTAAAATGAAAAGTTCAACTTATTTAAAAATAGTTCCAATTATTATTTTCTCAGGGTTTTTAGAACTTATTAATGTTCCAATCCTTTCTTTTGCTGACTTATATGCACTTGGAAGCAATGATAATAGTGAAATATTACTTTGAATCTTGCAACACGTGATCTCTTCACCGCTTAAAATTTGATTCAACATCTTTGTTATTTATTATTCATATACAATCATTTCTAAGTTAATTGATAAAAACAAAAATTTATCATATAAATAA
- a CDS encoding Tex-like N-terminal domain-containing protein: protein MIEKAIKDTSKQLNISTKQIEIVLNFLSEGNTVPFISRYRQDATGGLNEEQIYQIESIYKYNQELNKRKESILAILEEKNILTEELANKIKNATTKSEVEAIYEPFKLGKITKASEAIKMGLEPFAKIILENKNPNFDIKKEAQKYLNEKVGSTEMAIENAFYIISQWISQDPDVRQQIKNNILTYGKIQTSLKKGANDEENKFKIYYEFIIPIKYIKNHNVLAINRGVNLKILKLDFVYQEEFLKNIIARKYIKQKFNHKNIILAIEDSLKRLILPSIEREIFNDLFEKAEKASIQIFSNNVEKMLFAPATTNHIVLSIDPGYANGCKMAVLNENGDLLKLAKIYPHEPQKQVDKAKKIILDLIKEFQVSIIVIGNGTASRETEEFVAEIISKNNLNVKYTIVSEVGASVYSASKIALKEFPDISVEERSAIHIGRKFLDPLNELIKIDPKSIGVGQYQHDLNQKELDEYLAFKVSKVVNQIGVDVNTATEEILTHVSGLKPSTSKNILELRRELGNFEDRNQIKKVKGLGAKTYEQCIGFLRIFNSKNFLDKTFIHPESYKLANTIIKDYKITPNEQGVDLSFLDANELAAKYNSNFYEIDLIIKALSNPIKNIDRNKTGFILKKDITKMEDLHIGTEIEGTVENITDFGLFVYIGIKKSLFIHISKINLKDKTIYESFSPGEVIKARITEMDKENNRIGGEVI from the coding sequence ATGATAGAAAAAGCAATTAAAGATACTTCAAAACAACTAAATATTTCAACTAAGCAAATTGAAATAGTACTTAATTTCTTAAGTGAAGGGAACACAGTTCCTTTTATTTCAAGATATAGACAAGATGCCACTGGTGGACTTAATGAAGAGCAAATTTACCAAATTGAGTCAATTTATAAATATAACCAAGAGTTAAATAAAAGAAAAGAGAGCATCCTTGCTATTTTAGAAGAGAAAAACATTTTAACTGAAGAACTTGCAAACAAAATTAAAAATGCAACTACTAAAAGTGAAGTGGAAGCAATTTATGAACCATTTAAATTGGGAAAAATTACAAAAGCTAGTGAAGCTATCAAAATGGGTCTTGAGCCTTTTGCAAAAATCATTTTAGAAAACAAAAACCCTAATTTTGATATCAAAAAAGAAGCTCAAAAATACTTAAATGAAAAAGTTGGTTCAACTGAAATGGCAATTGAAAACGCTTTTTACATTATTTCCCAATGAATTAGTCAAGATCCAGATGTTCGTCAGCAAATCAAAAACAACATTTTAACATATGGAAAAATTCAAACTTCCCTTAAAAAGGGCGCAAATGATGAAGAAAATAAATTCAAAATTTATTATGAATTTATCATTCCGATCAAATACATTAAAAATCATAATGTGCTTGCTATTAACCGTGGAGTGAATTTAAAAATCTTAAAACTAGATTTTGTTTATCAAGAAGAATTTCTAAAAAATATCATCGCAAGAAAATATATTAAGCAAAAATTCAACCATAAAAACATTATATTAGCAATAGAAGATTCTTTAAAAAGGTTAATTCTGCCAAGTATTGAAAGAGAAATTTTTAATGATTTATTTGAAAAAGCCGAAAAAGCTTCAATTCAAATTTTTTCAAATAATGTTGAAAAAATGCTTTTTGCTCCAGCAACTACCAATCATATTGTTTTATCAATTGACCCAGGGTATGCAAACGGATGCAAAATGGCGGTATTAAATGAAAACGGTGATTTATTAAAGCTTGCTAAAATCTATCCACATGAACCGCAAAAACAAGTGGATAAAGCTAAAAAAATTATCTTGGATTTAATCAAGGAGTTTCAAGTTTCTATTATTGTCATTGGAAACGGAACTGCTTCAAGAGAAACTGAAGAATTTGTAGCTGAAATAATTTCTAAAAACAATTTAAACGTTAAATATACAATTGTTTCTGAAGTTGGAGCCAGTGTATATTCGGCTTCCAAAATAGCTTTAAAAGAATTTCCTGATATTAGCGTTGAAGAAAGAAGCGCTATTCATATTGGAAGAAAATTCTTAGATCCACTTAATGAACTTATTAAAATCGATCCTAAATCAATTGGGGTTGGGCAGTACCAACACGATTTAAATCAAAAAGAATTAGATGAATATTTAGCATTTAAGGTTTCAAAAGTTGTTAACCAAATCGGAGTAGATGTTAACACAGCTACCGAAGAAATTCTTACTCATGTTTCAGGGCTTAAACCAAGCACTTCTAAAAACATTTTAGAACTCAGAAGAGAGCTTGGGAATTTTGAAGATCGAAATCAAATTAAAAAAGTTAAAGGCCTTGGCGCTAAAACTTATGAGCAATGTATTGGTTTTTTAAGAATTTTCAATTCTAAAAACTTCCTAGACAAAACCTTCATTCACCCTGAATCATATAAACTTGCTAATACAATTATTAAGGATTATAAAATCACTCCAAATGAACAAGGTGTTGATTTATCATTTTTAGATGCTAATGAACTTGCAGCTAAATATAATAGCAATTTTTATGAAATAGACTTAATTATCAAAGCTTTATCAAATCCGATTAAAAATATTGATCGAAATAAAACTGGATTTATTCTTAAAAAAGATATTACTAAAATGGAAGATCTTCACATTGGGACAGAAATTGAAGGAACTGTTGAAAACATCACAGACTTTGGATTATTTGTTTATATCGGCATTAAAAAATCACTTTTTATTCACATTAGTAAAATCAATTTAAAAGATAAAACTATTTATGAATCATTCTCTCCAGGTGAAGTTATTAAAGCCAGAATCACCGAAATGGATAAAGAAAACAACCGTATTGGTGGTGAAGTTATTTAA
- a CDS encoding nuclease-related domain-containing protein encodes MDSTNNNIEVANGEATTEKAKQTVQAVSKVIDSNAVIALIVIFTLIILAAFGYFLYWYLWKYRKNLNIGYQFEEKVNNLIKNNLDIPELKFKEGGMYSYDSKMYELDSFIISDKFAIVLEYKAYQGTINGDGNKPDLYLSNSKSKKIKIKNPILQNEKHLAHFQKTIGKKFPKVSIIVFPKDTKIDVSNIQKHVLLVTEDKLIEKIKLIHKQSDKLPVVFDTQDVMNLLDSMRINSQKEHRRFKKMIGK; translated from the coding sequence ATGGATTCAACAAATAATAATATTGAAGTAGCTAACGGTGAAGCTACTACTGAAAAAGCTAAACAAACAGTCCAAGCTGTATCTAAAGTAATTGATTCAAATGCAGTTATTGCTCTTATTGTCATTTTTACTTTAATCATCTTAGCAGCATTTGGCTATTTCCTTTATTGATACTTATGAAAATATCGTAAAAACTTAAATATTGGGTATCAATTTGAAGAGAAAGTCAACAATTTAATCAAAAACAACTTAGACATTCCAGAACTTAAATTTAAAGAAGGCGGAATGTACTCATATGATTCAAAAATGTATGAGCTGGATTCTTTTATTATTAGCGATAAATTCGCAATTGTTTTAGAATATAAAGCTTATCAAGGGACAATTAATGGCGATGGTAATAAACCCGATCTTTATTTATCTAATTCAAAAAGCAAGAAAATTAAGATTAAAAACCCAATTCTGCAAAACGAAAAACACCTTGCTCACTTTCAAAAAACAATTGGAAAGAAATTCCCTAAAGTTTCAATTATCGTCTTTCCAAAAGATACCAAAATTGATGTAAGCAATATTCAAAAACACGTTCTATTAGTAACAGAAGATAAATTAATTGAAAAAATTAAATTAATTCACAAACAAAGTGATAAGCTTCCTGTTGTTTTTGATACACAAGATGTAATGAATTTACTTGATTCAATGAGAATCAACAGTCAAAAAGAACACCGTAGATTTAAAAAGATGATAGGTAAATAA